In one Chryseobacterium camelliae genomic region, the following are encoded:
- a CDS encoding phage tail tape measure protein — translation MAERINLAQFDIDTRLLEEKIAQNQTKIDLLNGEIRDTRKALKEYQDQAKLMAGIITEGNNAIEKANEELAQGIITQEQYNYIVGLTSDVIRESEVELARLIATEREQQLQLVSYRTDLRNVNDENRELNNLLRSGRTEVQGNEGAYREMSQQLTAARIEANNLGAEMRRLEREGQQNSEEYANVSSQWETASNQARNLHNELLELDRATGDNRRNVGNYTESIREAFGEIGVGFGQLMSGNIVEGLQTIRGSVGNVKTALSELWTAILANPLLALGAALTAVAVGLFQGTKAVFEYNNEVRKLNKEVEGLTNLTGIAVDRIREYATSLEKVFGRDFQDSVREINSLMKDFGLTSKEAFDLYNEGLAKGGTTNSEFGDSIREYGVLFAQNGYSAQEFLNLLNAGIDLDVYSDKLPDAIKEAGLSLNEQTKATRDALINAFGESFSDDLLKRVRNGSSTIKQAVDEIAVQAQKVGLNTQQIAQLNADVFKGAGEDAGGLLKIMEAVNLANDKDAQTLTKSQQATIKLVEANVALEDAKTKALKSDSVQAFSTAIDILTTNIQTGFYKVIEKLREGVEWFDNITGVSEVFTGVWNAGIEYLKEIWSNVETISNVFKDLTDALGLSNKGSESFLTTILKTLNPLNILKYGYQGLTAAIKLFTGVIEASRVNITTFALVAKNLFGQIVEISALIQTFNFDAALEKIKNFSISGELKKARQEAERIVALNKQAKKDNEETTKSDTNIKGNDKLTGASADAAAKAEKERQKLLDKQQKEQDRLKNQRESELDKATKQDLANAKERSNIAIQATQAELAEYIAMNAEKLKSDKRLTQERLNEIKNYIENVREKTQIANEQEKQQKLISLDEQIAAIKGNSQQELDQKKNLVAQKEVVEKEYATKELLINNEANEKRKELDKVFLDQKREMQDLSRALEFERQIAELEARGNTESEIQKVQLNQQTDQKLTNFLEENELKRQLDQENYDINAEIEAQRREIENQIALEQDEVKKQNLQNQLNSLVNIEQDASNKRKAIEKATQDAKLDAFASAFGSIKTLVGEGTALGKAAAIAETTINTYKAAQAAYAAGASLGGPLGAVMGPILAGLAVASGLKNVAKIAGIDAKPKAAKGMIAKGPSHANGGIDAITPNGMVEIEGGEAIINKKSTAMFYDVLSEINQLGGGVRFASGGYIGNISSLPTVQNNIKQTFDVGLMSEMISVAVMEGSIIGTQLGSQQGIVGLSENREIQRGANF, via the coding sequence ATGGCAGAAAGAATAAATTTAGCGCAATTTGATATTGACACTCGATTACTAGAAGAAAAGATTGCACAAAATCAGACTAAAATAGACCTTTTAAACGGGGAAATTAGAGATACCCGTAAGGCTTTAAAAGAATATCAGGATCAGGCAAAATTGATGGCAGGTATTATCACTGAGGGTAATAATGCAATTGAGAAAGCAAATGAAGAACTAGCACAAGGTATAATTACCCAGGAACAATACAATTATATTGTTGGGCTGACTTCGGATGTTATCCGCGAATCAGAAGTTGAGTTAGCTAGGCTGATTGCTACTGAAAGAGAACAACAGCTACAATTAGTTTCTTATAGAACAGATTTGCGTAATGTAAATGATGAAAATAGGGAATTAAATAATCTACTTAGATCAGGGCGTACAGAAGTTCAAGGCAATGAAGGAGCGTACCGGGAAATGTCACAACAATTAACAGCAGCCAGAATTGAAGCCAATAATCTAGGCGCTGAAATGCGCAGGCTTGAAAGAGAAGGGCAACAAAATAGCGAAGAATACGCTAATGTATCTAGTCAATGGGAGACAGCAAGTAATCAAGCAAGAAATCTTCATAACGAACTTTTAGAATTAGATAGAGCCACCGGGGATAATAGAAGGAACGTTGGTAATTATACAGAAAGCATTAGAGAAGCATTTGGCGAAATAGGGGTTGGGTTTGGCCAGTTAATGTCAGGAAATATAGTTGAAGGATTACAAACAATTAGAGGGTCTGTAGGAAACGTTAAAACAGCTTTATCTGAATTATGGACTGCAATTCTAGCCAATCCATTATTAGCATTAGGCGCTGCACTAACAGCGGTTGCAGTTGGGTTGTTTCAAGGAACTAAAGCCGTTTTTGAGTACAACAATGAAGTTAGGAAACTTAATAAGGAAGTTGAGGGTCTTACTAATCTTACCGGGATTGCTGTTGACAGAATTCGTGAATATGCAACTTCGTTAGAAAAAGTTTTTGGAAGAGATTTTCAAGATAGTGTCAGGGAAATAAATTCCTTAATGAAAGACTTTGGACTTACCTCCAAAGAAGCATTTGATCTGTATAATGAAGGTTTAGCTAAAGGAGGTACGACTAATTCAGAATTCGGAGATAGCATTCGAGAATATGGAGTTCTTTTCGCTCAAAACGGATATTCAGCACAAGAGTTTTTAAACCTATTAAATGCTGGTATTGATCTAGATGTTTATTCTGACAAACTTCCTGATGCAATCAAAGAAGCTGGACTTTCACTAAACGAACAGACAAAAGCGACTCGTGATGCTCTAATCAATGCATTTGGCGAATCTTTCTCTGATGATTTATTAAAACGTGTAAGAAATGGATCAAGTACCATTAAACAAGCAGTAGACGAAATTGCAGTACAAGCACAGAAAGTTGGTTTAAATACACAGCAGATTGCACAGCTAAATGCCGATGTATTCAAGGGTGCTGGTGAAGATGCCGGAGGGCTTTTGAAAATAATGGAAGCTGTTAATCTTGCTAATGACAAAGACGCTCAAACACTTACTAAATCACAACAAGCCACAATTAAATTAGTAGAAGCTAATGTAGCACTGGAAGACGCAAAAACAAAAGCTTTAAAATCAGATTCAGTTCAGGCTTTTTCAACCGCCATAGATATTCTAACTACGAATATTCAAACAGGATTTTATAAAGTAATTGAAAAACTGAGAGAAGGCGTTGAATGGTTTGATAATATCACCGGAGTATCAGAAGTATTCACCGGAGTTTGGAATGCAGGTATTGAATATTTAAAGGAAATATGGTCGAATGTAGAAACTATATCAAACGTTTTTAAAGATTTAACAGATGCTTTAGGATTATCAAATAAAGGATCAGAATCTTTTTTGACAACAATACTTAAGACTTTAAATCCACTTAATATTCTAAAATATGGCTATCAGGGGTTAACTGCAGCTATAAAATTATTTACAGGTGTTATAGAGGCAAGTAGAGTTAATATAACAACATTCGCTCTGGTAGCTAAAAATTTATTTGGACAAATTGTAGAAATTTCTGCTTTAATACAAACATTTAATTTTGATGCCGCTTTAGAAAAAATAAAAAACTTCTCAATATCCGGAGAACTTAAAAAAGCTAGACAAGAAGCGGAAAGAATTGTTGCCTTAAATAAACAGGCTAAAAAAGACAACGAAGAGACCACAAAATCAGATACAAATATCAAAGGTAATGATAAACTTACCGGAGCATCTGCCGATGCTGCAGCTAAAGCTGAAAAAGAAAGACAGAAGCTTTTAGATAAACAACAAAAAGAACAAGATAGACTAAAAAACCAGCGAGAGTCTGAATTAGATAAAGCAACAAAACAAGATTTAGCTAACGCTAAAGAAAGATCAAACATTGCAATTCAAGCAACACAGGCAGAATTAGCGGAATATATCGCCATGAATGCTGAGAAGCTTAAGTCTGATAAGAGGTTAACACAGGAAAGATTAAACGAAATCAAAAACTATATCGAGAATGTTAGAGAAAAAACTCAAATTGCCAATGAACAAGAAAAACAGCAGAAACTAATATCACTCGATGAACAAATAGCTGCTATTAAGGGTAACTCACAACAAGAACTTGATCAGAAAAAGAACTTAGTTGCTCAAAAAGAGGTTGTAGAGAAAGAGTATGCTACAAAGGAACTACTTATCAATAACGAAGCTAATGAAAAAAGGAAAGAACTTGACAAGGTATTTCTTGACCAAAAGAGGGAAATGCAGGACTTGTCAAGAGCATTGGAATTTGAAAGACAAATAGCTGAATTAGAAGCACGTGGAAATACTGAATCCGAGATACAAAAGGTCCAGCTAAATCAACAAACTGACCAGAAATTAACAAATTTCCTGGAAGAAAATGAACTAAAAAGACAACTCGATCAGGAGAATTACGATATTAATGCTGAAATAGAAGCACAAAGACGTGAAATTGAGAATCAAATTGCTTTAGAGCAAGATGAGGTGAAAAAGCAGAATTTGCAAAATCAACTTAATTCACTGGTAAATATTGAACAAGATGCTTCAAACAAAAGAAAGGCTATTGAAAAGGCTACACAGGATGCAAAACTTGACGCTTTTGCAAGTGCTTTTGGCTCTATTAAAACATTAGTAGGAGAAGGTACGGCATTAGGCAAAGCCGCAGCGATTGCTGAAACTACTATAAATACATATAAGGCCGCACAGGCCGCATATGCAGCTGGAGCTTCTTTAGGAGGCCCATTAGGAGCGGTAATGGGACCGATATTAGCTGGTCTTGCAGTTGCTTCAGGTTTAAAGAATGTTGCAAAGATTGCAGGTATAGATGCGAAACCAAAAGCAGCTAAAGGGATGATCGCCAAAGGACCTTCCCATGCTAATGGAGGAATAGACGCTATTACACCCAATGGCATGGTGGAAATAGAAGGAGGAGAAGCTATTATCAATAAAAAAAGCACGGCAATGTTTTATGATGTGCTTTCTGAAATCAATCAATTAGGAGGAGGAGTTAGATTTGCATCAGGTGGTTACATTGGTAATATATCAAGTTTGCCAACTGTTCAAAATAACATCAAACAAACATTTGATGTTGGTTTAATGTCGGAGATGATTAGTGTAGCAGTAATGGAAGGATCAATAATTGGAACGCAATTAGGTAGTCAACAAGGAATAGTGGGTCTTTCGGAAAATAGAGAAATTCAAAGAGGAGCAAATTTTTAG
- the dnaB gene encoding replicative DNA helicase, translated as MNGLVPPNSLEFESIVIATCLIDAKGLKEVYRIIGDNQEVFYDPKHREIYRAMCFLISKNDPVDIMTVIRQLKNANELERAGGDKYIIELTIGVSSSAHIEYHVRIVWEKYLLRKIIEMADLMKTRAYDDKTDVFSVLDYTEKQVSQINAYLSGQKPIKSFYDIHQEFLEYVKSKTVPGVPIPFRKLHEENQGWQNSDLIIIAARPAMGKTALALELGRHAAKNDYPIHFFSLEMANIQLHKRIVSNELGISANSIRKKRFSDHDLEKMFTCGDLEKLPFYYDDTIFMWEEIKARARQVCEEKKTKMIILDYLQLIDTKRKFSTIDRVTFVSRELKMLAKELNIPVIALSQLSREVEKRPGKKPQLSDLRESGAIEQDADIIIFPYRPEYYGIETWPDEDDEQSTEGQAMLITAKNRHCGDSEVIIGWKAEYQRFYDLETPTYEYTKQTPTATPQEAFGGNEESMPF; from the coding sequence ATGAATGGTTTAGTACCTCCGAACTCTTTAGAATTTGAATCAATTGTTATTGCTACTTGTCTTATTGATGCTAAAGGACTGAAAGAAGTTTATAGAATTATTGGTGATAATCAAGAGGTTTTCTATGATCCCAAACATCGGGAAATTTACAGAGCGATGTGTTTTCTGATTTCTAAAAATGACCCGGTAGACATAATGACGGTTATTCGACAGCTTAAAAATGCAAATGAATTAGAACGTGCCGGCGGAGATAAATACATTATTGAGCTGACAATTGGTGTAAGTTCATCAGCTCACATTGAGTATCATGTCAGAATAGTCTGGGAAAAGTATTTGTTGAGAAAGATTATTGAAATGGCTGACTTGATGAAAACAAGAGCTTATGACGATAAAACAGATGTTTTCTCAGTTCTGGATTACACAGAAAAACAAGTTTCTCAGATCAACGCTTATTTATCAGGACAAAAGCCCATAAAGTCGTTTTATGATATACATCAAGAGTTCTTAGAATATGTAAAGTCAAAAACGGTTCCGGGAGTACCTATACCCTTCCGAAAGCTTCATGAAGAAAATCAAGGTTGGCAGAACTCGGACCTGATAATTATCGCAGCACGTCCAGCAATGGGGAAAACTGCACTTGCATTAGAACTAGGAAGACATGCTGCAAAAAATGATTATCCGATACACTTCTTTTCGCTTGAAATGGCAAACATTCAATTACACAAGAGAATCGTTTCTAATGAGTTAGGAATATCCGCCAACAGTATTAGAAAGAAAAGGTTTTCAGATCATGATTTAGAGAAAATGTTTACCTGTGGTGATTTAGAAAAGCTTCCTTTCTACTATGACGATACTATTTTCATGTGGGAAGAAATAAAAGCAAGAGCAAGGCAAGTTTGTGAGGAAAAGAAAACAAAAATGATAATTCTCGATTACCTGCAGTTGATTGATACGAAGCGCAAATTTTCAACTATTGACCGAGTAACGTTTGTTTCAAGAGAATTAAAAATGCTTGCAAAAGAATTGAATATCCCAGTAATTGCTTTATCTCAATTAAGCCGAGAAGTCGAAAAAAGACCAGGCAAGAAACCTCAATTATCTGATTTGAGAGAATCTGGGGCAATAGAACAAGACGCAGACATAATCATTTTTCCTTACCGACCGGAATACTATGGAATAGAAACCTGGCCCGATGAAGACGACGAACAATCAACCGAGGGTCAGGCAATGTTAATCACAGCTAAAAACCGCCATTGCGGAGATAGTGAAGTGATTATAGGATGGAAAGCAGAATATCAAAGATTTTATGATTTAGAAACACCAACTTATGAATACACTAAACAAACACCCACAGCCACACCACAAGAAGCATTTGGAGGAAATGAAGAAAGTATGCCATTCTAA
- a CDS encoding recombinase RecT — protein sequence MSNTSQKSALTLFNQSNVQDKFEKLLGKKAQGFISSVLQIVNANKLLQNADPMTVYNAAATAAVLDLPIDPNLGFAWIVPYKGKAQFQMGWKGFVQLALRTGQYKRINVTEVYENQFKSFNRLTEELDSDFGIDGDGEIVGYASYFKLNNGMEKLTYWSRKEIEKHAQKYSQAYGKGSMSPWNDKDQFHAMAKKTVLKNMISKWGIMSIEMQTAHLADQSIQQEEGQYDYADNSNVIDVEAENINEEEKRVKLFIDKAETIEQLEELKESVPQQLMFYYEAKVDELNIA from the coding sequence ATGTCAAATACATCACAAAAATCTGCACTTACACTATTTAATCAATCTAATGTGCAGGATAAATTTGAAAAACTATTGGGTAAAAAAGCTCAGGGTTTTATTTCTTCAGTATTACAAATTGTAAATGCAAATAAACTTTTGCAAAATGCTGACCCAATGACAGTTTACAATGCGGCGGCAACCGCTGCTGTTTTAGATCTTCCAATTGATCCAAATTTAGGTTTTGCTTGGATTGTTCCATATAAAGGAAAGGCACAGTTCCAAATGGGATGGAAAGGCTTTGTTCAACTAGCTCTTAGAACCGGGCAATATAAAAGAATCAATGTAACTGAGGTTTATGAAAATCAATTCAAATCTTTCAACAGACTTACAGAAGAATTGGATTCGGATTTTGGAATAGACGGTGATGGTGAGATCGTTGGATACGCTTCTTACTTCAAGCTTAACAACGGCATGGAGAAATTAACCTATTGGTCTCGTAAAGAAATAGAAAAACACGCCCAGAAATATTCACAAGCATACGGTAAAGGATCGATGTCTCCATGGAATGATAAGGATCAATTTCATGCTATGGCTAAAAAAACCGTGTTGAAAAATATGATTTCAAAATGGGGAATTATGTCAATCGAAATGCAAACAGCTCATCTGGCTGATCAAAGTATTCAACAAGAAGAAGGACAATATGATTATGCAGACAATTCAAATGTAATTGATGTTGAAGCCGAAAACATCAATGAAGAGGAAAAACGCGTGAAACTGTTTATAGACAAAGCTGAAACCATTGAACAGTTAGAAGAACTGAAAGAAAGCGTACCTCAGCAATTGATGTTCTACTATGAAGCTAAAGTTGATGAATTAAATATTGCTTGA
- a CDS encoding HNH endonuclease, producing MKLSKSQREVIAQKYGGKCAYCGCELGKSFHADHIEPVRRNWWENTVMHPERETLENYNPSCASCNIQKNSYTLDQFRENIKQFVNSLNQYSTQYKFAKRYGLIKETEIEVKFYFETL from the coding sequence ATGAAGCTTAGTAAATCTCAAAGAGAAGTTATTGCTCAGAAATACGGAGGTAAGTGCGCATATTGTGGTTGCGAATTAGGTAAATCATTCCACGCTGACCATATTGAACCTGTTCGTAGAAATTGGTGGGAAAATACAGTAATGCATCCTGAAAGGGAAACTTTAGAAAATTATAATCCCTCATGTGCAAGTTGTAATATTCAGAAGAACTCCTACACTTTGGATCAGTTCAGAGAGAATATAAAACAATTTGTGAATTCGCTCAATCAATATTCTACTCAGTACAAATTTGCTAAGAGATACGGACTTATTAAAGAAACTGAAATTGAAGTTAAATTTTATTTTGAAACCTTATGA
- a CDS encoding Clp protease ClpP, with protein sequence MKHEIKIYGDIVPFKWMNDGTEYDLKDLRDSLDSIVFQPSDELVVNIHTYGGDTTTAFAIRNLLKRTKSEKNISIRTRVDGYCASSGVIILLAGDKDKRTGSKFLKPFVHNAWSWMVTGDKNDAKKIYEELEIVDNEIAECYAEDTSITKEEALQFMSEDRDLTIDECLQYGFYSELENVQTVQNSMIFNSIISRNKENRQIKIQNNMTQEDNSILNKIKELFNGKGPSKNAMLYTDKNEEVVFAELNEGEKPKVGDKATINGKNASGTVNMADGSTYKFESGKVTEIKEKEGGIDSVTLNSINEKLEGLITENKSLRSTVEAQNSTIDGLKEKLNKVTDLEATFNSLKSIVGEYGAGVENEPQATPNNGQPVKTNRFENFKLKNSK encoded by the coding sequence ATGAAGCACGAAATAAAAATTTATGGTGATATAGTTCCTTTTAAATGGATGAATGACGGGACCGAATATGATCTAAAAGATTTGAGAGATTCTTTAGATTCTATTGTTTTCCAACCTTCGGACGAATTAGTCGTTAACATTCATACCTACGGAGGTGATACTACTACGGCTTTTGCAATACGCAACCTTCTTAAAAGAACAAAATCAGAAAAAAATATTTCAATTAGAACTCGTGTTGACGGTTATTGTGCGTCATCAGGAGTAATTATTCTTTTAGCCGGAGATAAAGACAAAAGAACTGGAAGCAAATTTCTTAAGCCATTTGTGCATAATGCTTGGTCATGGATGGTTACTGGCGATAAGAATGATGCGAAAAAAATATATGAAGAGCTTGAAATTGTCGATAACGAAATCGCTGAGTGTTACGCTGAAGATACCAGTATCACTAAAGAAGAGGCTTTGCAGTTTATGAGTGAAGATCGGGATCTTACTATTGATGAATGTTTACAATACGGATTCTATTCAGAGCTTGAAAATGTACAGACCGTACAAAATTCAATGATTTTCAATTCAATAATTTCCAGAAACAAAGAAAACAGACAAATAAAAATTCAAAACAATATGACTCAAGAAGACAATTCTATCCTGAATAAGATTAAAGAACTATTCAACGGAAAGGGGCCTTCTAAAAATGCCATGCTTTACACCGATAAAAATGAAGAGGTTGTATTTGCTGAGCTTAATGAAGGAGAGAAGCCGAAAGTTGGCGATAAGGCAACTATTAACGGCAAAAATGCGAGTGGTACAGTGAATATGGCTGACGGATCTACTTATAAGTTCGAGAGCGGTAAAGTAACTGAGATTAAGGAAAAAGAAGGAGGAATTGATTCTGTGACTCTTAATTCTATCAATGAAAAGCTTGAGGGTTTAATCACTGAAAACAAGAGTTTGAGAAGCACAGTTGAAGCGCAAAACTCCACTATTGACGGCTTAAAAGAAAAGCTAAACAAAGTAACTGATCTTGAAGCAACTTTCAATAGTCTTAAAAGCATTGTTGGTGAATACGGTGCGGGTGTTGAAAACGAACCGCAGGCTACTCCCAACAACGGTCAACCCGTGAAAACGAACAGATTCGAAAATTTCAAACTAAAAAACTCAAAGTAA
- a CDS encoding N-acetylmuramidase family protein → MKTLTEQDYINAAKELNCEVAAIKAVADVESLNGGFQADGKPKILFERHKFHAFTGGKYSAANPDISNSRAGGYTSNEYVRLDKAAKLNRTEALKSASWGKFQIMGFNHNLAGFPVLQDFINAMYKSEGEQLKAFVKFIKANKIDDELREKRWADFARIYNGSNFHINKYDTKMEAAYKKYSEK, encoded by the coding sequence ATGAAAACACTTACAGAACAAGATTACATAAACGCTGCCAAAGAATTGAATTGTGAAGTTGCAGCCATTAAGGCCGTTGCCGATGTTGAGAGTTTAAACGGCGGATTTCAGGCAGATGGAAAACCGAAAATTCTTTTTGAACGTCATAAGTTTCATGCTTTCACTGGAGGTAAATATTCTGCAGCAAATCCGGATATTTCAAATTCCCGTGCTGGAGGTTATACTTCCAACGAATATGTGAGACTTGATAAAGCAGCTAAACTAAACCGTACAGAAGCTTTAAAATCTGCGAGTTGGGGAAAGTTTCAGATAATGGGATTTAATCACAATTTGGCAGGTTTTCCAGTTCTTCAAGATTTCATAAATGCGATGTACAAAAGTGAAGGGGAACAGTTGAAAGCCTTTGTAAAATTCATTAAAGCAAATAAGATTGATGATGAATTAAGAGAAAAAAGATGGGCGGATTTTGCAAGAATATACAACGGAAGTAATTTTCATATTAATAAATATGATACGAAAATGGAAGCAGCATATAAAAAATATTCTGAAAAATAG
- a CDS encoding helix-turn-helix domain-containing protein, producing MNNQTLPLEVRQQIEEIKNNLLPQASIPNSRLFKKIDLIEAEAVLQYAKSMNKPVRRANATECEFVRNIQKKEREIESPTDYLTRSQAAEIIGMKESTILFYHRKGMVTGTKIKRQIYFDRTEIYRFKAARLYKNYSS from the coding sequence ATGAATAATCAAACCTTACCCCTTGAAGTTCGTCAACAAATCGAAGAAATAAAAAACAACCTACTTCCTCAGGCATCAATCCCTAACAGCAGGTTATTCAAGAAAATTGACCTTATTGAAGCTGAAGCAGTTCTGCAGTATGCAAAATCTATGAACAAGCCAGTAAGGAGAGCAAATGCAACTGAATGTGAATTCGTGAGAAATATTCAGAAAAAAGAGAGAGAAATTGAATCTCCAACGGATTACCTAACTCGATCACAAGCCGCCGAAATAATAGGAATGAAAGAATCTACTATTTTATTCTACCATCGAAAAGGCATGGTCACTGGAACGAAAATAAAAAGACAAATATATTTCGATAGAACGGAAATATACAGATTCAAAGCGGCAAGACTTTATAAAAACTATTCTTCATAA
- a CDS encoding helix-turn-helix transcriptional regulator — MNEIEKLILISKKSAKELSPILKTTEARISEYKTGKRGISVRKLREWCNVLNINIRDCF, encoded by the coding sequence CTGAACGAAATAGAAAAATTAATTTTAATTTCGAAGAAATCTGCTAAAGAACTTTCCCCTATCCTCAAAACCACCGAAGCAAGAATATCTGAATACAAAACTGGAAAGAGAGGAATAAGTGTTCGCAAATTACGTGAATGGTGCAATGTTCTTAACATAAATATTCGTGATTGTTTTTAA
- a CDS encoding helix-turn-helix domain-containing protein, translated as MEILRVKEILNEKGWRNKDLADKIGTSENSVSAIVTGKKFPKPETLVKIADVLDIDIRELFNPSKSVDLQEIFTKDENGNLKSVGFIKK; from the coding sequence ATGGAAATATTAAGAGTAAAAGAGATTTTGAATGAAAAAGGATGGAGAAATAAGGATCTTGCAGATAAAATAGGCACCTCTGAAAATTCCGTTTCGGCTATTGTTACTGGGAAAAAATTCCCAAAGCCTGAAACCCTTGTAAAAATTGCCGATGTTTTAGACATTGATATTCGTGAGCTTTTCAATCCGTCCAAATCCGTTGATCTTCAAGAAATCTTCACCAAAGACGAAAACGGAAATCTTAAATCTGTTGGTTTTATTAAGAAGTAA
- a CDS encoding phage holin family protein, which yields MEFLKGDYAAIINKLIVVGILWSAVLLAMIIDFYFGIRKAKQIGEVRSSEGYKRSVSKFNQYFGMLLYAFIFDAIVPISYFFEFPISAIPIVSLLATVALVFTEAKSVHEKADEKQRRKVNASFLQVLELLEKKDDVLHELLTDYKKKTENENSNNINNSSSVDGV from the coding sequence TTGGAGTTTTTAAAAGGAGATTATGCAGCGATAATCAATAAGCTTATTGTTGTTGGCATTCTATGGAGTGCGGTATTACTGGCAATGATAATAGATTTTTACTTCGGTATCCGAAAAGCTAAACAAATTGGAGAAGTACGAAGTTCGGAAGGATATAAGAGATCTGTTTCGAAATTCAATCAATATTTTGGAATGTTGCTGTATGCCTTCATTTTTGATGCAATAGTTCCAATATCGTATTTTTTTGAATTCCCAATTTCTGCGATACCCATAGTTTCTTTATTGGCAACTGTGGCCCTTGTTTTCACTGAGGCAAAATCCGTTCATGAAAAAGCCGATGAAAAACAACGCCGAAAAGTGAATGCTTCATTTCTTCAGGTTTTAGAGTTGCTGGAAAAGAAAGATGATGTACTTCATGAGTTATTAACAGACTACAAAAAGAAAACCGAAAATGAAAATAGTAATAATATTAATAACAGTTCTTCTGTTGATGGGGTGTAA